In the Colletotrichum lupini chromosome 1, complete sequence genome, one interval contains:
- a CDS encoding dioxygenase, producing MAGNARAVIGNKYPPSNCGTLLAVGVVEVSSSFKITSSHREKHYLHHQRYSLELTRNSSYNTHLRLFTMGSLQNGDGQYQGLGQDFTKQVIASMGSETNPRLREILTSFIQHIHDFAREVDLTTDEWMMGVNMINWAGQMSNDRRNEGQLLCDVLGLESLVDDITNRVATKNGQPGTATAILGPFWRADTPVRPNGSTIAVKCPEDGELAFMYGQVTCSNTGKPLANASVDVWQASTNGLYEQQDADQPEHNLRGVFKTDAEGRYGFYCLRPTPYPVPGDGPAGKLLDLLHRHHFRPAHIHLIVKSEGFKSVTTQIFDEDSKYLDDDSVFAVKDGLTVKFVERKGDPKAAKELEYNIKLAAE from the exons ATGGCGGGTAATGCACGCGCTGTGATTGGGAATAAGTATCCTCCATCGAACTGCGGGACGCTTTTGGCAGTCGGGGTAGTTGAAGTTAGCTCATCTTTCAAGATCACGTCGTCTCACCGAGAAAAGCATTATCTACATCATCAGCGATACTCCCTAGAGTTAACCAGAAACTCATCATACAACACACATTTACGTCTCTTCACCATGGGCTCATTACAGAACGGAGACGGCCAGTACCAAGGCCTCGGCCAGGACTTCACCAAGCAGGTCATCGCCTCCATGGGATCGGAGACGAACCCCAGACTCCGTGAGATTCTCACTTCATTCATCCAGCACATCCATGACTTTGCTCGCGAGGTCGATCTTACGACAGATGAGTGGATGATGGGTGTCAACATGATTAACTGGGCGGGCCAAATGTCAAATGACCGACGCAACGAGGGCCAGCTGCTTTGCGATGTTCTCGGACTCGAATC GCTCGTCGACGATATCACCAACAGAGTGGCCACAAAGAACGGCCAACCCGGCACAGCAACAGCCATTCTCGGCCCCTTCTGGCGGGCCGACACCCCTGTCCGCCCCAACGGCAGCACAATCGCCGTGAAGTGCCCCGAGGACGGCGAGCTTGCTTTCATGTACGGCCAAGTGACGTGCTCCAACACCGGAAAACCGTTGGCGAATGCTTCAGTCGATGTCTGGCAAGCATCCACAAACG GTCTGTACGAGCAGCAAGATGCCGATCAGCCCGAGCACAACCTCCGCGGAGTCTTCAAGACGGATGCGGAGGGACGTTATGGATTTTACTGCCTGCGACCCACGCCCTACCCA GTACCGGGTGATGGCCCCGCTGGAAAGCTTTTGGACCTACTTCACCGCCACCACTTCAGACCTGCTCACATTCATCTCATC GTCAAATCAGAAGGCTTCAAGTCGGTAACAACACAAATCTTTGACGAGGACTCAAAGTACTTGGATGACGACTCTGTGTTTGCGGTGAAGGATGGTCTGACTGTGAAGTTTGTTGAGAGAAAAGGGGACCCCAAGGCTGCCAAGGAGCTCGAGTACAACATCAAGTTGGCTGCCGAGTAA